A region of the Campylobacter cuniculorum DSM 23162 = LMG 24588 genome:
AAAAGCTTTTGCTTCTTTTTCAACATTTAAAAAAACTTATGGATGAAAATAATGCTTATATATCAGCTCAAATGCGAAAAATTCAAATTTTTATTCAAAATTTTATTCAAGAATACAATAAAACAAAAGTGCTTGTATCATCTGAAATTATTAATCAATTTATTGCTTTATTTTCTGAATTTGAAAATTTACTATCTTGTAATTTTGCAAAAATTGAAATTGCTCAAGTTGCACCACAACTTCCAAAATCTCCTGTAGTCCAAGTATCTGTAAATATTAGAAGCGATAATATTAACTCTTTAAACGAGAGAGAATATAAAAATTTTTATCAAAAACTTGCATTTGAGCTTTTGGAAGAGGATGAAAATAATCTCAATATCTACGCTTTATTCACCCAAGCAATGTGGGGAAAAATCAGGTGCTTGCCTGAATGTAATAATGAAAAAATTACCAAAATAAGAAAACCTGATGCGGATATAATTCGTATATTACTTTCTGATAAAGAAAATGATATAGAACATATTAAATGTTTTATGCATGAACTTATTTTAAATCCTTTTTGGATAGAGGGTGTGCAACTCTTTTGTGATTTTTTAGAGAAAAAGAAAAAAAATAAACAATTAGACATTCTTATAATATTAACAAGTGATTTTATTTCTAAATTTGATGCTATTGAACTTCTCCGTTTTCAAAATGGTGATTTTATCTGCAAAGAAGAAGTTTATAAATATTTTGTTAAACCCAAAGAAAATAAAAAAAGTTTTTTTTCAAGTAAAAAAACCGAAAAAGAACACACATTGCAAGATTTTGAGCAAATGATGATGAATATTGATAAAGAAAATTTTAATAATTCTATTATGAATAATATTAATTCCTTGCTAGATATGGTAAAAATTTTTGAATCAAAAGGAATGAAAAAGAACTCTAAAATTTTAAATATATACTTAGTAGAGTTAATGGAAAAAACTCTACTAAAAGATTATCTAGCCGAAGAATATGAAAACGCAAAAAATAAAATTAAATGATGCAAGATTAAATTTAGTAAATTTTAATATAATTACTAAACTAAAATTTTGTTTTTAAGGATTTTAAATGTCAGATGGATCTCATGCTCCAAAAGAGCGGATTAATATTACATATAAAGCTAAAACTAATGGACAAAATGAAGATGTAGAGCTGCCGTTAAAATTAATGGTAATGGCAAATTTAAAAGGAAAAAACGAAACTCCTTTAGAGGAAAGAGAAATTTTACAAATTAATAAGATTAATTTTGATCAAGTTATGAGAAAACTCGATATAACAACAAGTTTTAGCGTAAAAAATACTCTTGGAACAGGAGCTGAAGAGCTTGATGTTAAGCTCAATATTGCTAGCATGAAGGATTTTTCTCCAGATAGCTTAGCTAAACAAATACCCGAGCTAAACAAATTATTGCGGCTAAGAGAAGCATTAATGGCTTTAAAAGGTCCTATGGGTAATATTCCTGATTTTAGAAAAGCTGTTTTAGAAGCGTTAAAAAATGAAAAAACTAAAGAAAAATTACTTTTAGAAATTAAACAAGAAGAACAAGGAAATTAAGATGGCAAATACTAAAGCAGTTGATACGCCAATTATTGAACAAATTATGGAGAAAAGCAAATACTCTAAAACTGATGAAAGTTATAGTATTGCTAAAAGAGGTGTTGCTGAATTTATTTCAGAGATTGTAAAAAGCGATAATGCTGAAGAAAAAATCAATAAATTTGCACTTGATGAAATGATAGCCCATATTGACCATTTACTCTCAAAACAAATGGATGAAGTTTTACATAATGAAGAATTTCAAAAACTCGAATCTACTTGGCGTGGACTTAGATTTCTAGTTGAAAGAACTGATTTTAATGAAAATATAAAAATTGATCTGTTTGATATAACAAAAGAAGAAGCTTTGGAAGATTTTGAAAATAATCCAGACATCACACAAAGCGTTATTTATAAAAATATATATTCTTCAGAATATGGACAATTTGGAGGAGAGCCTGTAGGAGCAATCATTGGAGATTATCAACTTGGATCAGCAAGTCCTGATATGACTTTTTTAAATAAAATGGCTAGTATTGCGGCTATGAGTCATTCTCCCTTTTTAACATCTTTTGGACCAAAGTTTTTTGGGTTTGATGATTATTCTGAACTTGCAAATATTCAAGATTTACAAGGTTTGCTAGAGGGGCCTCAATATACAAGATGGAGAACTTTTAGAGAAAATGAAGACTCTAAATATACAGGCTTACTAGTGACAAGATTTTTAGCAAGAAGCCCTTATGACCCTGAAGAAAATCCTATTAAAAGCTTCAACTATAAAGAAAATGTTCATGCTTCACATAATCATTTATTGTGGGCTAATTCTTCATATACTTTTTGTACAAGATTAACAGAAAGCTTTGCTAAATATAGATGGTGTGGAAATATTATAGGACCAAAAAGCGGAGGAACTGTTAAGGATCTGCCTACTTATCTTTATGAAAATTTTGGAACTATACAATCAAAAATACCTACAGAGGTTTTGATTACAGATAGGAGAGAATATGAACTTGCTGAAGCAGGTTTTATAACTTTAACACTAAGAAGAGATAGCAACAATGCAGCATTTTTTTCAGCAAATTCTCCATTAAAGCCAAAAATATTTCAAAATACCCCAGAAGGCAAAGAAGCTGAAACAAATTATAGACTAGGAACTCAGCTTCCATATATCTTTTTAATCTCAAGATTGGCACACTATTTAAAGGTTTTACAACGAGAAGAAATAGGGAGCTGGAAAGAAAGAAGCGATATTGAAAATGGTCTTAATGAATGGATTAGACAATATATTTCTGATCAAGAAAATCCACCTTCTGAAGTAAGAAGTCGTCGTCCGTTTAGAGCAGCACAAGTGAAAGTTGATGATATACCAGGAGAGCCAGGGTGGTATAAAATAGGACTAAGTGTCCGACCTCATTTTAAATATATGGGTGGTAATTTTGAACTTTCTTTAGTAGGAAAATTAGATAAGGAATAATAATGTCCCTGCTAGATAAACTGATCCATAATTTAGACGAGCAAAACATTCATATTCCATTTTATCAAAATGATTTTGAAGATGTAAAAAACAATATAAAGGTTTTGCTCAATGCAAAAATTAATGATTGTTATGCTGTAAAAAATTTAGGAATGCCTAATATGGCTGATATTAATCTTAACTCTAATGAATTATGCGTATCAATGGCTAAGGAAATAAGAAAACTAATTGATAACTATGAAAAAAGAATATGTGTAGTTTCTATCACTTACGATAGCAATTTAAGTCCTTGGCAGCTTTCTTTTATTGTAAAATGTTTCTTTCGGAATGATCGTTTTAAAGAATTTAATATAGAAATCATCTTTAAAAACAATAGATATTGCGAGGTTAAATGAAGGATAATATTTTTTATTATCAAAAAGAACTTGAATATCTCTATGAAAAAAGAGAGTATTTTATAAAAAATTATCCAAAGCTAACTCCGTTTTTAGCATATGATAGTAAAGATCCTGATATAGAAAGAATTATTGAAAATTTAGCTATTCTCAGTTCTAAAATTCATCAAGAGCTTGATGAAAATATACCACATATAGCAGAGTCTCTAATCAATATCATTTCCCCAAACTATACAAATCCTTTACCTTCTTTATGTATGCAAGAATTTAAATTTGAACAAAATAGTAAAGAAAATAATTTAATCATTCCTAAAGGAACTCTTATTAAATCAAAACCAATAGACAAATGTGTTTGTGAATTTAAAACAGTTTATGATGT
Encoded here:
- a CDS encoding type VI secretion system domain-containing protein, with protein sequence MFFCDQLKNNLDELQEFQLLEDEMSKYKTLNHENISWDKVYQYSQFILLHHSLDFKVCNYFLLSCFNLNNEECFEKLLLLFQHLKKLMDENNAYISAQMRKIQIFIQNFIQEYNKTKVLVSSEIINQFIALFSEFENLLSCNFAKIEIAQVAPQLPKSPVVQVSVNIRSDNINSLNEREYKNFYQKLAFELLEEDENNLNIYALFTQAMWGKIRCLPECNNEKITKIRKPDADIIRILLSDKENDIEHIKCFMHELILNPFWIEGVQLFCDFLEKKKKNKQLDILIILTSDFISKFDAIELLRFQNGDFICKEEVYKYFVKPKENKKSFFSSKKTEKEHTLQDFEQMMMNIDKENFNNSIMNNINSLLDMVKIFESKGMKKNSKILNIYLVELMEKTLLKDYLAEEYENAKNKIK
- the tssC gene encoding type VI secretion system contractile sheath large subunit; the encoded protein is MANTKAVDTPIIEQIMEKSKYSKTDESYSIAKRGVAEFISEIVKSDNAEEKINKFALDEMIAHIDHLLSKQMDEVLHNEEFQKLESTWRGLRFLVERTDFNENIKIDLFDITKEEALEDFENNPDITQSVIYKNIYSSEYGQFGGEPVGAIIGDYQLGSASPDMTFLNKMASIAAMSHSPFLTSFGPKFFGFDDYSELANIQDLQGLLEGPQYTRWRTFRENEDSKYTGLLVTRFLARSPYDPEENPIKSFNYKENVHASHNHLLWANSSYTFCTRLTESFAKYRWCGNIIGPKSGGTVKDLPTYLYENFGTIQSKIPTEVLITDRREYELAEAGFITLTLRRDSNNAAFFSANSPLKPKIFQNTPEGKEAETNYRLGTQLPYIFLISRLAHYLKVLQREEIGSWKERSDIENGLNEWIRQYISDQENPPSEVRSRRPFRAAQVKVDDIPGEPGWYKIGLSVRPHFKYMGGNFELSLVGKLDKE
- the tssB gene encoding type VI secretion system contractile sheath small subunit, yielding MSDGSHAPKERINITYKAKTNGQNEDVELPLKLMVMANLKGKNETPLEEREILQINKINFDQVMRKLDITTSFSVKNTLGTGAEELDVKLNIASMKDFSPDSLAKQIPELNKLLRLREALMALKGPMGNIPDFRKAVLEALKNEKTKEKLLLEIKQEEQGN
- the tssE gene encoding type VI secretion system baseplate subunit TssE; translated protein: MSLLDKLIHNLDEQNIHIPFYQNDFEDVKNNIKVLLNAKINDCYAVKNLGMPNMADINLNSNELCVSMAKEIRKLIDNYEKRICVVSITYDSNLSPWQLSFIVKCFFRNDRFKEFNIEIIFKNNRYCEVK